One genomic segment of Fusobacterium nucleatum includes these proteins:
- the rimI gene encoding ribosomal protein S18-alanine N-acetyltransferase, with protein MIKKLTSDDINYIEQIFNLEKEIFKNSAFNRTYLDTLIKGDNSFIYVYLIDSKVCGYLIVLDSIDVYEILAIATIEEYRNKGIAQKLLNKIKIKNIFLEVRESNQTAINFYKKNKFKEISIRKNYYSEPTENAIIMKLEVNNE; from the coding sequence AAATTAACAAGTGATGATATAAATTATATAGAACAAATTTTTAATTTAGAAAAAGAAATTTTTAAAAATTCTGCTTTTAATAGGACTTATTTAGACACTTTAATAAAAGGAGATAATTCTTTTATCTATGTTTATTTAATAGATAGTAAAGTTTGTGGGTATTTAATAGTTCTTGATAGTATAGATGTCTATGAAATTCTTGCAATAGCAACTATTGAAGAATATAGAAATAAAGGTATTGCACAAAAACTTTTAAATAAAATAAAAATAAAAAATATTTTCTTAGAAGTAAGAGAAAGTAATCAAACAGCTATAAATTTTTATAAAAAAAATAAATTTAAAGAAATATCAATTAGAAAAAATTATTATTCAGAACCAACTGAAAATGCTATTATAATGAAATTGGAGGTAAATAATGAATAA